In Trueperaceae bacterium, the following proteins share a genomic window:
- a CDS encoding redox-sensing transcriptional repressor Rex, whose product MPSIPSATVGRLVTYLRVLDTFADQGVARASSDDLAREAHVSAFQVRKDLAYFGRFGTRGAGYDVDALATELHRILGLETAWNVAIIGMGRLGSALADYPNMARYNFCLRAAFDVAPAKIGTVVAGVPVYAMEELPTRARELDVQVALLTVPGEGAQAATEALADAGVRGVVNFASTVLDPPAGVHVEAIDFLAGLKRVSYALHAEKSDDERAAG is encoded by the coding sequence ATGCCGTCGATCCCCAGCGCCACCGTCGGGCGGCTCGTCACCTACCTCCGCGTCCTCGACACCTTCGCCGACCAGGGCGTCGCCCGCGCATCCAGCGACGACCTGGCCCGCGAAGCGCACGTCTCCGCCTTCCAGGTCCGCAAGGACTTGGCGTACTTCGGGCGGTTCGGGACGCGCGGAGCCGGCTACGACGTCGACGCGCTCGCCACGGAACTGCATCGCATCCTGGGCCTCGAGACCGCCTGGAACGTCGCGATCATCGGGATGGGGCGGCTCGGCAGCGCCTTGGCGGACTACCCGAACATGGCGCGCTACAACTTCTGTCTGCGGGCCGCCTTCGACGTCGCCCCGGCGAAGATCGGGACCGTCGTCGCCGGCGTCCCGGTGTACGCCATGGAGGAGCTCCCGACCCGCGCCCGCGAACTCGACGTGCAGGTGGCCCTCCTCACGGTCCCGGGGGAGGGCGCGCAGGCCGCGACGGAGGCGCTCGCCGACGCCGGCGTGCGCGGCGTCGTGAACTTCGCGTCGACCGTCCTCGATCCCCCCGCCGGCGTGCACGTCGAAGCGATCGACTTCCTGGCCGGCCTCAAACGCGTTTCCTACGCCCTCCATGCCGAGAAATCCGATGACGAGCGCGCCGCAGGCTGA
- a CDS encoding polyprenyl synthetase family protein, producing the protein MSAPLADRLAAFERRIADVVRSDVAFIEAIGEDLVSAGGKRLRPTLAFLAADLVGADEDVGMEVALAVELLHSASLLHDDLIDDADTRRGAEAAFRRYGNVVSVMSGDFLLARVLMLLARSGDPRFTHRMSEAAARICEGEVLQFQMATLETWEQRHYRNVIEGKTAELLATAMEGPALLSGAPPERREALAAFGMAYGRAFQMQDDRLDLLGDPETLGKPVGGDLREGKVTHTVLVLIERGVEEAADIVRRHARRDGDVERMRALVAEHDADAVTRDAIRAEVRTATDALAPFSDGDAKRALIELAERELARLD; encoded by the coding sequence ATGAGCGCCCCCCTCGCCGACCGCCTGGCGGCGTTCGAACGCCGCATCGCCGACGTCGTCCGCAGCGACGTCGCCTTCATCGAAGCGATCGGGGAGGACCTGGTCTCCGCCGGCGGGAAACGGCTCCGCCCCACCCTCGCCTTCCTCGCCGCCGATCTCGTCGGCGCCGACGAGGACGTCGGCATGGAGGTCGCCCTCGCCGTCGAACTGCTGCACTCCGCGTCGCTGTTGCACGACGACCTCATCGACGACGCCGACACCCGCCGCGGGGCGGAGGCCGCCTTCCGCCGCTACGGCAACGTCGTCAGCGTCATGTCGGGCGACTTCCTGCTCGCGCGGGTCCTGATGCTGCTCGCGCGCTCGGGCGACCCCCGCTTCACCCACCGCATGTCCGAAGCCGCCGCCCGCATCTGCGAGGGCGAGGTCCTGCAGTTCCAGATGGCGACCCTCGAGACGTGGGAGCAGCGGCACTACCGCAACGTCATCGAGGGCAAGACCGCCGAACTCCTCGCCACCGCCATGGAGGGGCCCGCCCTCCTCTCCGGCGCGCCGCCCGAGCGGCGCGAGGCGCTCGCGGCGTTCGGGATGGCGTACGGCCGCGCGTTCCAAATGCAGGACGACCGACTCGACCTGCTCGGGGACCCCGAGACGCTCGGCAAGCCGGTCGGCGGCGACCTGCGCGAAGGCAAGGTCACGCACACGGTGCTCGTCCTGATCGAGCGGGGCGTGGAGGAGGCCGCCGACATCGTGCGCCGTCACGCGCGTCGCGACGGCGACGTGGAGCGCATGCGCGCCCTCGTCGCCGAGCACGACGCGGACGCCGTCACGCGCGACGCGATCCGCGCCGAGGTGCGCACCGCCACCGACGCCCTCGCACCGTTCTCGGACGGCGACGCCAAGCGCGCTCTGATCGAGCTCGCCGAACGCGAACTCGCGCGGCTCGACTGA
- a CDS encoding SDR family oxidoreductase: MRVLVTGATGYLGGRLVPRLLEAGYAVRCLVRDAERLATKPWADDVEVVEGDALDPASLRGAFDGCAAGYYLVHSMGHRAEGFEDRDRRAADHVAAEAARAGVGQLIYMGGLGDAAQGMSRHLASRQETGRVLASHGVPVTEFRSAIIVGSGSISFEMIRYLTERLPIMTTPRWVTTRIQPIAVRDVLAYLREALRHPPEGHRIVEIGGPDVHTYRELMEIYADARGLRRWIVPTPVLSPRLSSYWINLVTPIPASIARPLVDGLTSEVVVRDPVPARRYDVAPIPYRRAVELALDRTAQGAPLTLWSDAMSAVPRGTPPSDKWADEEGMRLDRRVRTVAAPPDAVWNEVTRLGGENGWYAYDGLWQLRGILDRLVGGIGMRRGRRDPRRLAAGDALDFWRVEAIREARSLQLRAEMKLPGRAWLRFDLQPTEDGGTTLQQTAFFEPRGFLGWAYWTLVAPLHGLIFPAMAREIARRAEARREASAA, translated from the coding sequence GTGGGCGGACGACGTGGAGGTCGTCGAGGGGGACGCCCTCGATCCGGCGTCGCTCCGCGGGGCGTTCGACGGGTGCGCGGCCGGGTACTACCTGGTGCACTCCATGGGGCATCGCGCCGAAGGGTTCGAGGATCGCGACCGCCGGGCCGCCGACCACGTCGCGGCGGAGGCCGCCCGCGCCGGGGTCGGGCAGTTGATCTACATGGGGGGCCTGGGGGACGCGGCGCAGGGCATGAGTCGGCACCTGGCGTCCCGCCAGGAGACCGGCCGCGTCCTGGCGAGCCACGGGGTGCCGGTCACCGAGTTCCGCAGCGCGATCATTGTGGGGAGCGGCTCGATCTCGTTCGAGATGATCCGCTACCTCACCGAACGCCTCCCGATCATGACGACGCCGCGGTGGGTCACGACGCGAATCCAACCGATCGCGGTGCGCGACGTCCTCGCCTACCTCCGGGAGGCGCTCCGGCACCCGCCGGAGGGCCACCGCATCGTGGAGATCGGGGGGCCGGACGTCCACACCTACCGGGAGCTCATGGAGATCTACGCCGACGCGCGGGGGTTGCGCCGCTGGATCGTCCCGACGCCGGTGCTGAGTCCACGGTTGTCGAGCTACTGGATCAATCTCGTCACGCCCATCCCGGCCTCCATCGCCCGGCCGCTGGTCGATGGCCTCACCAGCGAAGTCGTCGTCCGCGACCCGGTGCCGGCCCGCCGCTACGACGTCGCGCCGATCCCCTACCGCCGTGCGGTGGAGTTGGCGCTCGACCGCACGGCGCAGGGGGCGCCCCTGACGTTGTGGAGCGACGCGATGTCGGCGGTACCGCGCGGGACCCCACCGAGCGACAAGTGGGCGGACGAGGAGGGCATGCGCCTCGATCGCCGCGTCCGGACGGTGGCGGCGCCCCCCGACGCGGTCTGGAACGAGGTGACGCGCTTGGGTGGGGAGAACGGCTGGTACGCCTACGACGGCCTGTGGCAACTCCGTGGCATCCTCGACCGGTTGGTCGGGGGGATCGGCATGCGGCGGGGGCGCCGCGACCCGCGCCGCCTCGCGGCGGGGGACGCCCTCGACTTCTGGCGGGTCGAAGCGATCCGCGAGGCGCGCTCGCTGCAGTTGCGCGCGGAGATGAAGCTACCGGGGCGGGCGTGGCTGCGCTTCGACCTGCAGCCGACCGAGGACGGCGGCACGACCCTGCAACAGACCGCCTTCTTCGAGCCGCGGGGGTTCCTCGGGTGGGCCTACTGGACGCTGGTCGCGCCGCTGCACGGCCTCATCTTTCCGGCGATGGCGCGCGAGATCGCGCGCCGCGCGGAGGCGCGGCGGGAGGCGAGCGCCGCGTAG